In Halobaculum magnesiiphilum, the following proteins share a genomic window:
- a CDS encoding cold-shock protein codes for MAKGKVDFFNDTGGYGFIATDDSDDDVFVHMDDIEGGDLEEGEELEFDIETAEKGPRATNVTRL; via the coding sequence ATGGCGAAAGGGAAGGTCGACTTCTTCAACGACACTGGCGGCTACGGTTTCATCGCGACTGACGACTCCGACGACGACGTCTTCGTCCACATGGACGACATCGAGGGCGGCGATCTGGAGGAGGGCGAGGAGCTCGAGTTCGACATCGAGACGGCCGAGAAGGGCCCGCGCGCGACGAACGTCACCCGACTGTAA